The following proteins come from a genomic window of Catalinimonas alkaloidigena:
- a CDS encoding STAS/SEC14 domain-containing protein: MYTSLPTTNDKTLALQISGKLDQHDYEQLLPLLENKIETYGEANLYWEFKEFDGWTPGGIWEDLQFDAKHASDFRRIAVVGAKKWHDWFTKLMKPFTSADVKFFEPEERAQARQWAGAAA; the protein is encoded by the coding sequence ATGTATACTTCCCTGCCTACCACCAACGATAAAACGCTCGCCCTGCAAATCAGCGGCAAACTCGACCAACACGACTACGAACAACTGTTGCCCTTGCTGGAAAATAAAATAGAGACCTACGGCGAAGCCAACCTCTACTGGGAGTTCAAGGAGTTCGACGGCTGGACGCCGGGCGGCATCTGGGAAGACCTGCAATTCGATGCCAAGCACGCGAGCGACTTCCGACGCATTGCCGTGGTCGGCGCCAAGAAGTGGCACGACTGGTTTACGAAACTGATGAAACCCTTCACTTCGGCCGACGTCAAATTTTTCGAGCCGGAAGAGCGCGCTCAAGCGCGGCAATGGGCGGGTGCAGCGGCCTAA
- a CDS encoding serine hydrolase domain-containing protein: MKKSAYVPLLFALGIGACQELEVEAPALPCGTGYGTHPKHATYQAYLDTYRQETQAPGVVLLVARPDQPLWVGSSGQANLAHQAPFCTETPFRLGSITKVYVATLIMKLQEEGQLALDDPLHNVLPEVATRIPSAEKITVRHLLGHTSGLIDPPNQSLQYQADIVNDPTWFGNMSTTELLEKYVYGKALLFEPGTAYSYSNPGYWLLGKIAERVGQKPLADLLSEKIFTPLHLTHTYLEKHHNPDVSRGYAASTGSKVKDVTPWDEAEGDGKAAGGMISTAEDLYRFYDALFSGVLVSPASVEAMKTQQLPDCDGVDCEYGLGLEIWHLGNQTGYGHNGALIGIEANALYFPERNTMLVLYKNLGGGSDKSFLEDLL; the protein is encoded by the coding sequence ATGAAAAAATCAGCGTATGTTCCGCTTCTGTTCGCGCTTGGGATAGGAGCCTGTCAGGAACTCGAGGTGGAAGCACCTGCACTTCCGTGTGGTACCGGCTACGGCACCCATCCGAAGCACGCCACCTACCAGGCATATCTGGACACTTACCGTCAGGAGACGCAGGCACCGGGTGTGGTGCTCTTGGTCGCCCGACCCGATCAGCCGTTGTGGGTGGGCAGTAGCGGCCAGGCCAATCTGGCGCACCAGGCCCCTTTTTGTACGGAGACGCCCTTCCGGCTGGGGAGCATCACCAAAGTGTACGTAGCGACCCTGATCATGAAGCTCCAGGAAGAAGGCCAACTCGCATTGGACGACCCCCTGCACAACGTACTGCCCGAAGTCGCGACCCGGATTCCTTCGGCCGAAAAGATCACGGTACGGCACCTGCTGGGGCATACCTCGGGCCTGATCGATCCACCCAACCAAAGCCTGCAGTACCAGGCCGATATTGTAAACGACCCGACTTGGTTCGGCAATATGTCGACGACCGAGTTGCTGGAAAAATACGTGTACGGAAAGGCGTTGCTTTTTGAGCCGGGCACGGCCTACAGTTACTCCAATCCGGGCTACTGGCTGTTGGGCAAAATTGCGGAACGCGTGGGGCAAAAGCCGCTGGCCGACCTGCTGTCCGAAAAGATCTTCACGCCTCTGCACCTGACCCACACCTACCTGGAAAAGCATCATAATCCGGACGTGAGCCGTGGGTACGCGGCTTCGACCGGAAGTAAGGTGAAGGACGTAACGCCGTGGGACGAAGCCGAAGGCGACGGAAAAGCCGCGGGCGGCATGATCAGCACTGCCGAAGACCTCTACCGTTTCTACGACGCGCTGTTTTCGGGGGTGCTGGTGTCACCGGCGTCGGTGGAGGCGATGAAAACCCAGCAGCTTCCCGATTGCGACGGAGTCGACTGCGAGTACGGGCTGGGACTGGAAATCTGGCACCTCGGCAACCAGACCGGCTACGGCCACAACGGCGCGCTGATCGGCATCGAGGCCAACGCGCTCTATTTTCCCGAGCGGAATACGATGCTGGTGCTCTACAAAAATTTGGGAGGCGGGTCCGACAAGTCGTTCCTCGAAGACCTCCTGTAG
- a CDS encoding ABC transporter ATP-binding protein, which yields MILQAEHLNKYFYDPKKFQVLNDITFRVERGEFVSITGKSGCGKSTLLYLLSTMDTDYEGRIIIDDVPVTGKKQNELAQFRNERIGFIFQFHYLLPEFTALDNVMIPGLKLGKYSRKEVEAHAYHRLEQLGVAEHAKKRANKLSGGQQQRVAIARALINEPAIIMGDEPTGNLDSANTEIVFEIFRRLADEQRQTIITVTHDEDFARRSDRIIEMKDGAIVS from the coding sequence ATGATCCTCCAGGCGGAACATCTGAACAAGTATTTCTACGACCCGAAGAAATTTCAGGTGCTGAACGACATCACCTTCCGGGTGGAGCGGGGCGAGTTTGTCTCGATTACGGGGAAGTCAGGATGTGGGAAGTCGACGTTGCTGTACCTCCTCTCGACGATGGATACCGACTACGAAGGTCGGATCATCATCGATGATGTGCCCGTGACAGGGAAGAAGCAGAACGAACTGGCGCAGTTCCGCAACGAGCGGATCGGGTTCATTTTCCAGTTTCATTACCTCCTGCCCGAATTTACGGCCCTCGACAACGTGATGATTCCCGGTCTGAAGCTGGGCAAGTACAGCCGCAAGGAGGTGGAAGCGCATGCCTACCACCGGCTGGAGCAGCTCGGCGTGGCCGAACACGCAAAGAAACGGGCCAACAAACTATCGGGCGGGCAGCAGCAGCGTGTGGCCATTGCGCGGGCGCTGATCAACGAGCCGGCCATCATCATGGGCGATGAGCCGACCGGCAACCTCGACTCCGCCAATACAGAGATTGTTTTCGAGATTTTTCGCCGCCTGGCCGACGAGCAGCGCCAGACCATCATCACGGTGACGCACGACGAAGATTTTGCCCGCCGCTCCGACCGGATCATCGAAATGAAAGACGGCGCGATTGTGTCGTGA
- a CDS encoding ABC transporter permease — MKTLFLIARTHLLSRLKQTIVAVLGVTFGIGTFIFLISITTGSNDFFVDVTLNNSPHIHIYNDIQTDRASVLDLAQEGEAYANVVRHQRPRQTKPNLKDGMRIVELLRQDPRVYDVAPQVSSQVFFQYGPVNINGTITGVEVEAENRLFDLGEKIVAGDMNALPAAYNGVIMGSGLAKKLNVGVGDRVNITTPRGSTLLLTVVALFRTGLIDLDNQQSYATLATVQKILEEPNSYITDIKLKLNEMDRARTIATEYAQQFGYTAKDWQTANAALEANLRVNNIIIYGVVVAILFVAGFGIFNILTMMIYEKMKDIAILKAMGFSGGDIRRIFLIEAVSIGIVGALFGLVFGFVSSYAMSLVPFENDIMVQMDHLPVNFKLSFYISGLVFGLLTTTIAGYSPSRRAARIDPVEIIRG, encoded by the coding sequence ATGAAAACGCTGTTTCTCATCGCCCGTACTCACCTGCTGTCGCGCCTGAAGCAGACCATCGTGGCCGTACTGGGCGTGACGTTCGGCATCGGGACGTTTATCTTCCTGATTTCGATCACCACGGGGAGCAACGATTTTTTTGTGGACGTGACGCTTAACAACTCGCCGCACATCCACATCTACAACGACATCCAGACGGATCGGGCGTCGGTGCTCGACCTGGCGCAGGAGGGGGAGGCGTATGCCAACGTGGTGCGGCACCAGCGCCCCCGTCAAACGAAGCCGAACCTGAAAGACGGCATGCGGATCGTGGAGCTGCTGCGGCAGGACCCGCGCGTCTACGACGTGGCGCCGCAGGTAAGTTCACAGGTGTTTTTTCAGTACGGACCGGTCAACATCAACGGGACGATTACGGGCGTGGAAGTGGAGGCCGAGAACCGGCTGTTCGACCTGGGCGAAAAGATCGTTGCGGGCGACATGAACGCGCTGCCCGCCGCTTACAACGGGGTGATCATGGGCAGCGGGTTGGCCAAAAAACTGAACGTAGGCGTCGGTGACCGGGTCAACATCACCACCCCGCGGGGCAGTACGCTGCTGCTGACGGTCGTCGCGCTGTTTCGTACGGGCCTGATCGACCTCGACAACCAGCAGAGCTACGCCACCCTGGCCACGGTGCAGAAGATCCTGGAAGAGCCAAACAGCTACATCACCGACATCAAGCTGAAGCTCAACGAGATGGACCGTGCCCGCACCATCGCCACCGAATACGCGCAGCAGTTCGGGTACACGGCCAAAGACTGGCAAACGGCCAACGCAGCGCTGGAAGCCAACCTGCGTGTCAACAACATCATCATTTACGGAGTCGTTGTTGCCATTTTGTTCGTGGCGGGTTTCGGCATCTTCAACATCCTGACGATGATGATTTACGAAAAAATGAAGGACATCGCGATTCTGAAAGCCATGGGTTTCTCGGGCGGCGACATCCGGCGCATTTTCCTGATCGAAGCCGTCAGCATCGGGATTGTCGGAGCCCTCTTCGGGCTGGTCTTCGGGTTTGTGTCGTCGTATGCCATGTCGCTCGTGCCGTTCGAAAACGACATTATGGTGCAAATGGATCACCTGCCCGTCAACTTCAAGCTCTCGTTCTACATCTCCGGGCTGGTTTTCGGCCTCCTCACAACGACCATCGCGGGCTACTCGCCCTCGCGCCGGGCCGCCCGTATCGATCCGGTAGAGATCATTCGAGGATGA
- a CDS encoding efflux RND transporter periplasmic adaptor subunit has protein sequence MFRSSSRWWWGSLLALAACRNGQETSHPAYKTLTEAVYASATLRPVDAYQVYAPVSGILDRKEVQVGDTVRSGEVMFVIRSEASDVRSQQANLQLESARRAATPGSPQLTELELGVENARQRYRADSLQLVRQQNLWDHNATSRQALEQAQLAAQTSQNQYQAAVQRLEAQRRDLQQRVQDAQAHYRLTSTERGDALVTSRLDGRVYRVFVETGELVGPQQAIATVGDRERFLLEMLVDERDISRVQVGQPVLFTTDIYGDSVFRAEVTKIYPALNAESRTFRVDAALPAVADQIYAGASAEANIIIQQKSRALVIPRSLLLAGDSVRVVRDGEEQKVKVQTGIQNLELVEITAGLDTTSQLVMPKEE, from the coding sequence ATGTTTCGTTCTTCGTCCCGCTGGTGGTGGGGCAGCCTGCTGGCACTCGCCGCGTGTCGCAACGGCCAGGAAACGTCCCACCCGGCGTACAAGACCCTCACCGAAGCGGTCTATGCTTCGGCTACGCTCCGGCCGGTCGATGCCTATCAGGTCTATGCCCCCGTCAGTGGCATTCTGGATCGGAAAGAGGTACAGGTGGGCGATACGGTGCGCAGCGGAGAGGTGATGTTCGTGATCCGGAGCGAAGCCTCCGACGTACGGAGTCAACAGGCCAATCTGCAATTGGAAAGCGCACGCCGTGCCGCCACGCCCGGTTCGCCACAACTGACCGAACTGGAACTGGGGGTAGAAAATGCCCGGCAGCGTTACCGTGCCGACTCGTTGCAGTTGGTGCGCCAGCAGAACCTGTGGGACCACAACGCCACTTCGCGGCAAGCCCTGGAGCAGGCGCAACTGGCCGCCCAAACCTCGCAGAATCAGTACCAGGCCGCGGTGCAACGGCTGGAAGCGCAGCGCCGCGACTTGCAGCAACGGGTGCAGGACGCGCAGGCGCACTACCGCCTGACGTCGACCGAGCGGGGCGATGCCCTCGTGACCAGCCGCCTCGACGGACGGGTGTACCGCGTGTTTGTGGAAACCGGCGAACTGGTCGGTCCGCAACAGGCCATCGCGACGGTGGGCGACCGCGAACGGTTCCTCCTGGAAATGCTGGTCGACGAGCGGGACATTTCGCGGGTGCAGGTGGGGCAGCCGGTCCTGTTCACCACCGACATCTACGGCGACTCCGTCTTTCGGGCCGAAGTCACCAAGATTTACCCCGCCCTCAATGCCGAAAGCCGCACCTTTCGGGTCGACGCCGCGTTGCCCGCTGTCGCGGATCAGATCTACGCCGGGGCCTCGGCCGAAGCCAACATCATCATTCAGCAGAAGTCGCGTGCGCTGGTCATTCCCCGGTCGCTTCTGTTGGCGGGCGACAGTGTCCGCGTGGTCCGCGACGGCGAAGAACAAAAGGTGAAAGTGCAGACCGGCATTCAAAATTTGGAGCTGGTGGAAATCACCGCCGGGCTCGATACCACAAGCCAACTGGTGATGCCCAAAGAAGAGTAA
- a CDS encoding TolC family protein: MIRTRGRPLIPTAMLYRRWFLVATFLTVFVCLAPLRAQEANRAPDTLYTLDDCLRYGLAHQPALQQQQLQLERTQLARNRALAQWLPEVAAKASADHYFKIPVQVFPAEAFGGEPGTFVTIPVGIPWTASGEINANLSLFNPAHWQEARAQALALQIGVASLDSVRSGVLRAITEAYRLTLVQRQERAFARENRALYDSLRTIAESRYQNGAIEQMDLNRVVSTALTAEDAARQSEQAYRRQLLQLKFWMGLPPETPLALAETETALAATTTADFQVTQHPAYRAYERQLQRAQLARRHAQLLRLPTLSLYGSYRRQTFRNEFDIFSDEAQWYNVGLVGGSVIVPLFQRWEINRSAAEARVAQQQARLALQQFELAQAHHHATLQTALAQQAAQVQSAQKNLTLLQENQEIARYKFEEGFYSTADLKATQRDLLEAQRAYLQMLAVYYRSLTEWEYLTGQLTPPEIR, encoded by the coding sequence TTGATCCGAACCCGAGGCCGACCTCTGATCCCCACGGCCATGCTGTACCGACGCTGGTTTCTTGTTGCGACTTTCCTGACCGTCTTCGTCTGTTTGGCTCCGCTGCGCGCGCAGGAGGCGAACCGCGCTCCGGATACGCTGTACACGCTCGACGACTGCCTGCGGTACGGACTGGCGCATCAGCCCGCCTTGCAGCAGCAACAGCTTCAACTGGAACGGACGCAGCTGGCCCGCAACCGGGCGCTGGCCCAGTGGCTGCCTGAAGTCGCGGCGAAGGCCTCGGCCGACCATTATTTCAAAATTCCGGTACAGGTATTTCCGGCCGAAGCCTTCGGCGGAGAACCGGGTACGTTCGTCACCATTCCGGTGGGAATTCCCTGGACGGCCAGCGGCGAAATCAACGCGAACCTGAGCCTGTTCAATCCGGCCCACTGGCAGGAAGCCCGCGCACAGGCGCTGGCGTTACAAATCGGCGTCGCTTCGCTCGATTCCGTACGCAGTGGCGTGCTGCGCGCCATCACCGAAGCGTATCGCCTCACGCTGGTACAACGGCAGGAGCGGGCCTTTGCGCGGGAGAACCGCGCGCTCTATGATTCGCTGCGTACCATTGCCGAAAGTCGCTACCAGAACGGGGCCATAGAACAGATGGACCTGAACCGTGTGGTATCGACCGCCCTGACGGCAGAAGATGCCGCCCGGCAAAGCGAACAGGCCTACCGCCGTCAACTGCTGCAACTGAAATTCTGGATGGGGCTGCCGCCCGAAACGCCGCTTGCGTTGGCCGAAACCGAAACGGCCCTTGCGGCAACGACCACGGCGGATTTTCAGGTCACACAACACCCGGCTTACCGTGCGTACGAACGCCAGCTGCAACGCGCCCAGCTGGCACGCCGCCACGCCCAATTGCTGCGCCTGCCGACGCTATCGCTTTATGGCAGCTACCGCCGTCAGACGTTTCGCAACGAATTCGATATTTTCAGCGATGAGGCGCAGTGGTACAACGTGGGGTTGGTGGGCGGTTCGGTGATAGTACCGCTTTTCCAGCGCTGGGAGATCAACCGCAGTGCCGCCGAAGCGCGGGTGGCCCAGCAGCAGGCCCGGCTGGCGTTGCAACAGTTCGAACTGGCGCAGGCGCACCACCACGCTACTCTCCAAACCGCCCTGGCACAGCAGGCGGCCCAGGTGCAAAGCGCGCAAAAGAACCTGACGTTGCTGCAAGAAAACCAGGAGATCGCCCGCTACAAATTTGAAGAAGGGTTTTACAGCACGGCCGATCTGAAAGCTACCCAGCGCGATCTGCTGGAAGCCCAGCGCGCCTACCTGCAAATGCTGGCGGTTTACTACCGCTCCCTGACGGAATGGGAGTACCTGACCGGTCAGTTGACACCTCCGGAAATCCGCTAA
- a CDS encoding GbsR/MarR family transcriptional regulator, whose amino-acid sequence MKFAEEAGLLFENAGLTRMAGRLYGYLLVAEQEQVSFNALIQKLQASKSSISLSTRMLQQAMFIEAVTLPGDRKTYFRVRSNFMEMFQKSAAETARFKSLFGRALELRVDATDDVGKYLKEAHHFYSWIENQMPDLIERWKRERERL is encoded by the coding sequence ATGAAGTTTGCCGAGGAGGCAGGGCTGTTGTTTGAAAACGCAGGACTGACGCGCATGGCCGGGCGCCTGTACGGATACCTGCTGGTGGCCGAACAGGAACAGGTGTCGTTCAACGCACTGATCCAGAAACTTCAGGCCAGCAAAAGCTCCATCAGTCTGAGCACGCGCATGTTGCAACAGGCCATGTTTATCGAAGCGGTTACTCTGCCCGGCGACCGCAAAACCTACTTTCGGGTGCGTAGCAACTTTATGGAGATGTTTCAGAAAAGCGCCGCCGAAACCGCCCGGTTCAAATCCCTGTTCGGCCGTGCCCTGGAACTGCGAGTCGATGCCACCGACGACGTGGGAAAGTACCTGAAAGAGGCCCATCATTTCTACAGTTGGATCGAAAACCAGATGCCCGACCTGATCGAACGGTGGAAGCGGGAACGCGAGCGGCTCTAA
- a CDS encoding glycosyltransferase family 4 protein: MKHLLIDLYKTRDLYSGLGQFSLNFVRALRAAAPADLHVTLLVPPGFPPAEAGPFDVLQASWQHRYVPAWTRRFDGWHSLHQFPSHRPSGKSRAMLTVHDLHFLLEKTPAKAAKYLARLQRNVDRAAVITAISEYTKGLMEEHLHLRGKPVHTIHNGVELTDYPEATRPSFVDDRNYFLALGVFKPMKNFHTLVPMMQHFPDHRLILAGNHATDYGAQVRREVEALGLSDRVVLPGTVSDSEKYWLYTHGEALLFPSLAEGFGLPAIEAMKAGLPVFLSRATSLPEIGGDVAFYFEAWEPEAMAALIREKLSSVRHDRAAYAQRLRARADRFGWEACLHQYLDLYRTEL; the protein is encoded by the coding sequence ATGAAACACCTCCTGATCGACCTGTACAAAACAAGGGATCTTTATTCCGGACTCGGGCAGTTTTCACTGAATTTTGTGCGTGCCCTGCGTGCTGCCGCCCCGGCCGACCTGCACGTTACCTTACTGGTGCCGCCCGGCTTTCCGCCTGCGGAGGCTGGGCCTTTTGATGTCTTACAGGCCAGCTGGCAGCACCGCTACGTGCCGGCGTGGACGCGTCGCTTCGACGGATGGCACAGCCTGCACCAGTTTCCGTCGCATCGGCCTTCGGGCAAAAGCCGGGCGATGCTGACCGTGCACGATCTTCATTTCCTGCTGGAAAAAACGCCTGCCAAAGCGGCGAAGTACCTGGCGCGACTCCAGCGAAACGTGGACCGGGCCGCGGTAATCACGGCCATTTCCGAGTATACCAAAGGCTTGATGGAGGAGCACCTGCACCTGCGAGGGAAGCCGGTACACACCATCCACAACGGGGTGGAACTGACGGATTATCCCGAAGCAACCCGTCCGTCGTTTGTCGACGACCGGAACTACTTTCTGGCCCTCGGGGTGTTCAAGCCGATGAAAAATTTCCATACGCTGGTGCCGATGATGCAGCATTTTCCGGACCATCGGTTGATTCTGGCGGGGAACCACGCGACCGACTACGGTGCGCAGGTGCGCCGGGAAGTCGAGGCCCTGGGGTTGAGCGACCGGGTGGTGTTGCCGGGCACCGTCAGCGATTCGGAAAAGTATTGGCTCTACACGCACGGCGAGGCGCTGTTGTTTCCCTCCCTGGCCGAAGGATTCGGGCTGCCCGCCATCGAAGCGATGAAAGCCGGCCTGCCGGTATTTCTCAGCCGGGCGACCAGCCTGCCGGAAATCGGTGGGGACGTGGCGTTTTATTTCGAGGCGTGGGAGCCGGAAGCAATGGCGGCCCTGATCCGCGAGAAACTGTCCTCAGTCCGGCACGACCGTGCGGCGTATGCACAACGGCTGCGCGCTCGTGCCGACCGTTTCGGGTGGGAGGCCTGCCTGCACCAGTACCTGGACCTGTACCGCACGGAGCTGTGA
- a CDS encoding SDR family NAD(P)-dependent oxidoreductase: MNSFALITGASHGIGLAMAHECARRGLHLLLVALPGSELEDATAELRAAFPHLTVHGFGIDLTEPDAPSRVLAWYRSLDVPLQVLINNAGTGTGGRFERIDWKRYENIMRLNNQALVGMCYQFLPELQTQSEAYLLNMSSLEAFLPLPYKAVYAGSKNFVYGFTLALREELKTSSVSATVICPGSVLTNEEGLERIKAHGAHARIMVMMPDEVARIAIRGLFKKRSVIVPGLLNRSFARLGRVMPTSTKMRILERLFRVYQEH; the protein is encoded by the coding sequence ATGAATTCATTCGCGTTGATTACCGGGGCCAGCCACGGCATTGGCCTGGCGATGGCCCACGAATGCGCCCGGCGTGGCCTCCACCTGTTGCTGGTCGCCCTGCCCGGCTCCGAACTCGAAGACGCCACCGCCGAACTACGGGCCGCATTTCCACACCTCACCGTCCACGGTTTCGGCATCGACCTGACCGAGCCCGACGCGCCCAGCCGGGTGCTGGCGTGGTATCGGTCGCTGGACGTGCCGCTGCAAGTGCTGATCAACAACGCGGGCACCGGCACCGGGGGGCGGTTTGAGCGGATCGACTGGAAACGCTACGAAAACATCATGCGGCTGAACAACCAGGCGTTGGTTGGCATGTGCTACCAGTTTCTGCCCGAATTGCAAACGCAGTCGGAAGCTTACCTGCTGAACATGAGCAGCCTGGAAGCCTTTCTGCCGCTGCCGTACAAAGCGGTGTATGCAGGCTCCAAAAACTTCGTTTACGGCTTTACGCTGGCGCTGCGGGAGGAACTGAAAACGAGCTCGGTGAGTGCGACGGTCATCTGCCCGGGATCGGTGCTGACCAACGAAGAGGGGCTGGAGCGCATCAAAGCCCACGGAGCCCACGCCCGCATCATGGTCATGATGCCCGACGAAGTGGCGCGCATCGCCATCCGCGGTCTGTTCAAAAAACGGAGCGTGATTGTGCCGGGCCTGTTGAACCGTTCGTTTGCCCGCCTGGGACGCGTCATGCCGACCTCCACCAAAATGCGCATCCTCGAACGCCTCTTCCGGGTGTATCAGGAACATTGA
- a CDS encoding transglutaminase-like domain-containing protein: MVTYHISYEAENHYDQVVQEALFSFLVIPCYDITQQVVAERIENSLDIPMYRSKNVFGFETLNCRVAQPFSDFKLQVTCTVSKDEKRIVLTGEESLPLEEERKIWQSSDFVVDHYLYIHQSDLTHLAADQIPPSFLYQGHQGLFEFATALNQGVYGMMEYAPGATTAQTKATDLLTQPTGVCQDYAHLMLGLLRHNQIPCRYVSGYLNQGQDFLGSAQMHAWVEVRIPKLGWVGFDPTNNRMADENHIKVADGIDYSDCSPLRGYIKPPGSNKTEHTVQVVVQQ, translated from the coding sequence ATGGTCACTTACCACATCAGTTACGAGGCCGAAAACCACTACGACCAGGTGGTGCAAGAGGCATTATTTTCTTTTCTAGTCATTCCCTGTTACGACATTACGCAGCAGGTGGTCGCCGAGCGAATCGAGAACTCGCTGGACATTCCGATGTACCGCAGCAAAAATGTGTTTGGTTTCGAAACCCTCAATTGCCGGGTGGCGCAGCCTTTCTCCGATTTCAAACTTCAGGTGACCTGCACGGTGTCGAAAGACGAGAAGCGCATCGTCCTGACGGGCGAGGAGAGCCTGCCGCTCGAAGAAGAACGGAAGATCTGGCAGTCGAGCGACTTTGTGGTCGACCATTACCTCTACATTCACCAGTCGGACCTGACGCACCTGGCGGCCGATCAAATTCCCCCGTCGTTTCTGTACCAGGGCCACCAGGGCCTGTTCGAGTTTGCCACCGCGCTGAATCAGGGCGTCTACGGCATGATGGAGTACGCCCCCGGGGCCACTACCGCGCAGACCAAAGCCACCGATCTGCTGACGCAGCCCACGGGCGTCTGTCAGGACTACGCGCACCTGATGCTGGGCCTGTTGCGCCACAATCAGATTCCGTGCCGGTACGTGTCGGGGTACCTGAATCAGGGGCAGGATTTTCTGGGCTCGGCCCAGATGCACGCCTGGGTAGAAGTGCGCATTCCGAAACTGGGGTGGGTGGGCTTCGATCCGACCAACAACCGCATGGCCGACGAGAACCACATCAAAGTGGCCGACGGCATCGACTACAGCGATTGCAGTCCCCTCCGCGGCTACATCAAACCGCCGGGCTCCAACAAAACCGAACACACCGTGCAGGTCGTCGTGCAGCAGTAA